Genomic DNA from Candidatus Nitronereus thalassa:
GGGACACCGGCAATCTCCACGTATCGTGCTCTCTCCCACAGGTCCTGAATTGGAATTTGTGTGGGAAACCGCTCCGAGACAAGATGACGGTGTAATTCAACTACAATGGACTTATCCCTTGAAACATAGGGTACAATATGGTGATGATGTTGTTGATACCACTCTTTTGAGTGTTCCCTTTCGTTGGCCTCAAACCCGAGAGAAATCAATATCTGTTCAGCTTTGGTCAAATCCTCCTCACGGACAAGGAGATCCACATCTGCCATGGGGCGAAGCCCAACGTGAGGGTACACCACATTTGCTAATGCCGTGCCCTTCAGTGCCACAGAAAAAATTCCCTCTGCAGCAAAGAGGGTTAATACCTCTTTGAGACTTCCAAACCGTTTCATATTTCTGGCTTGGTTCCAGTACAGCAGAGATTTGCCTGTAGCCAGCACCTCCTCAGGTATTGCCAATGCACCTGATCCGTGTTTTAAACGATAGTACACGATGGGCCCAATTCCTAAAGTATTCGCATGATCGACCAGGGCCATCCAATTGATAGAGGAATCCCTCAACCCGAAACATGGATTTCCCGTCTCAACAAAATTAAGAAAGTTTAGAAAGGATTCATTATGATGAGCATATGCGGTAATCATGAAAGGCCCGTGCAAAGAATAGGGAAAATATAAATAGTGGAACGCCTTTACTTCTAGCTAGCGATAATATTGAGCTTGCAGGGAAAACATTTTGGCATATTCACCATCGCGCTCCAATAAGTCATTATGATGACCACTCTCAAGAATCCGACCATCCTCTAAAACATAGATACGATCCACCATTTTCACCGTGGAAAGCCGATGACTGATCAGGATCGCCGTTCGTCCTTTGGTCAGTTCATGGAAATGTTGGAACAGTTCATATTCGGCTTTCGCGTCCATAGCACTGGTGGGCTCATCAAGAATAACAATTTGGGCATCCCGCAAAAAAGCGCGGGCAATCGCTATCTTTTGCCACTCGCCAATACTCAGCTCTTCTCCACCCTCAAACCAGCGGCCGAGAATGGTGTCATACCCCTTAGGCAACCGACGCAAGGCGCTATCAATTCCTGCCATTCGTGCGGCATCGATCACCTGGTCCGTGTCACGAGGTAACAGGGTATTGCCCAGCCAAATATTTTCTCTTGCGGTGAAATGGTATTTAGCAAAATCCTGGAAGACGACACTGATTTCTTTTCGAAGTTCAGCAGGTTTCAAGTCTCGCAGATCAACCCCATCAATAGTAATGCGTCCCGCGGAAGGATCGTATAATCGAGCTAACAACTTCACTAGGGTGGTTTTGCCAGCACCATTCTCTCCAACCAAGGCAATGTGTTCACCAGGCCTGATCGTTAGACTAATATCTTCCAGCACCTTTCGTGTCCCGCTGGGATAATCGAACTTTACATGATCAAAGACAATCCCCTGCTGCAAAGGTCGATGAATGGCCTGCGGGCGTTGGGGTTCCACGGCTTTGGGTTGTATATCCAGGAAATCATACAAATGAGTGAGAAAGAGGTTACTCTCGTATAAATACGCCAGGTTCATCATTAAGCTCTGAAGAAAGCCCGCGCCACGTTGCACCGCCTGAAAGTACATGACCAAATCCCCCAACGTGAGAAATCCAAGAAGGGTCTGATAAGCAAAAAATATATTCACGCCAATCGCTGCAGCCACACTGCTGGAATGAGCAACAAGTTCGGCAATCGACCGCCGCCCCTCAAGTGATAACCGTTCCCGCCGGATACCTTCACGAAGATTCCGAAATCTGTCAATAAACAGTTTGCCAAGATCAAATAACCGTATTTCCTTCGCATGGGTGTCACGCGTAAGCATCAAATTGAGATACCAAGACTCCCGTTCAGCCGGGGTCGTTCCCTTTTGCCAGGCATAGAGTTTCTTTCCATATCGCAATCGCACAAAAACAATGGGAAGCGCCGTCCCAATAAGGACAAAAAGAATTCCCCAATGGAACCAGAACAATAGGGCCCCAATCGCGATTAATGAAATCCCATTTTGTCCAGTATCAAACAGGGCCGAGAGAATCCGGGTGGGGCGGGAGGATGCCTCCCGTTGAGCGCGGTGCAAAGTATTGTAGTACTGAGGTTCCTCGTAATACTCCAAATCAACATCAACTGATTTCGCATGCAGTATAGAAGACATGTAATCCGTCACGGCTTGCGCCTGACCGGTATGCACAAAACTCTTGAGGATGGAACAGGCGGTACTCGCAACGGCCACGACACCCAGAAGGCTGAGCAAGAAGATCACTTCATACAATCCGGCTGAGGGATTTGAACTTGACAGGTTGGCCGTGACTGAATCAATGACCAACTTGATTAAATACAGCATCGCCAGGGGAAGCAGTCCCTGAACGACAAGGAGAGCCGCACTGGCGAGGGTCCATCCTCGACCACTATCCCACACAAATCTCAACGCACGAAACAAATTCTGTGCCAAGGTATGAGCCGATGTTTTTGGAGTCATGATCTATCCTTCGCAGTACACACCATGGAAGTTCCCTCACTACCATTTGACACTGGCGTTTGAGAAAGATTTGATGGTCGTGCAAGTCCAGAATTTCGCCAAGTCGAACTCGCGACACCCCTTTTCACATCTCTATGGGGATAGGAATAGGTCACCACGTTAGTAGTAAATGGGTTTCCGGATTCTAAAAAAGGTTGGTTGTGCAAGCTGAGCCAAGCATGACCTTGCAATTCTCCATTCACTCGGCTCACCCCGCAATGAAAGTGGACAGGGAACCCACTTCGCCTTCCAAAGGCATACAAGGCAAGAGAACGAACCAAACAACACCCACGAGGATTTGATGGAAATCTATCGAGCACACTAGTGATATACCGGTCGACAATTGATAATTTATGATGGCGAGGGACTGCGGAAGCCGAATAGGGAGTTAACCAACGTAACAATGTTGGGAGCTTAACCCACCGCACGAACAGGCGAAGGACACTCGTGACCCCGAGCACTTGCCACGCAAGCAAGAATTCACTGAGATTTTTCGGTGGAGTGTTCGGCCACCCCCATTTCTGCTTCCTCACAGACTTACCACCTCTCCATCAGTGGATCAATTAGTCGGGGGAGATCCAATACGTCCTGGCCAAACAACAGTCGATAACAAGATGACTGTTTCACGAGTTTTGATAAAAGATGAAATTCTTGTTTTGCGATGTCATTACCCCTAGGCAAAAAGCTCTCGCGGATGAGGCTATCCAGCGCCTGTGTGCCTGATACCCGTTCAAGAACACTGGTCGGGCGATCCATGACCTGTGGAAAAATGATCAATCCTGGCTTACACGAGGTCGCCAACCCTTCGGAGTACACATTCTCGATCAGGAAATAGGGTTTCCGCATTCCTGGGTGAATATATTCACGTGCGGATCTGAGTTCCGGAAAAAATTCGATTGAGTCCTCTGTGACATCAACCTTTTCCGGAAAAGAATAAATGTTCAAACCATTTCCATTTTCATGAACAAGAGGATGATCATCTGAGAGGCACCGATACCCCGATCGAAGGAGCGAAAGAAATGCCGTGGTTTTTCCACGCCCACTATTGCCAGGAATCAGCACGGCACGGCCATTTTTTTCAAGAGAAGTAGCATGAAGCGTGAAATAGCCTTTACGTTTGAGAATATTTTGAAGAGCCAGATGAATCAGGTTCATTCGAAGTTCGGAAGGCACGTTCTCTGGGTCTACAATGTATCCCTCCACATGCCCTAAATGTTGATCAATCACAAACAGATAACCACTACTCCGGGAATCAAAAATCAATCGGCCTTGGTCTTGATACACAGCATTGTGCACATCGATCCTTGCCTGATTTTTTGGAGCACTTAGACAAATGGCCTCCGCAGAAAGGGCCAAAGGAATATCCGACGGTAAAGGAACCCCGTGCAAGGAAAGACTCAGCCCAGCAGCCCCTTTAATTGAATTCACAGGGAAATAACGAAGCAAAAATTTTGCGGATTCAGCAATAGCAGAGGTATTGGTAGAAAATTGAAGCGAATTTCCGTGTATGTAAAAGTTCAGAATATGCATGACCTAAATGGAAAATGATCTTTTTTTTCGAATCATTGAAAACTTTGTCATGGAACTCGCTGGTCTACAATTCGATGTTTGACGAATGGCACACGGAATAGTTCCTAGGTCA
This window encodes:
- a CDS encoding nucleotidyltransferase family protein; the protein is MITAYAHHNESFLNFLNFVETGNPCFGLRDSSINWMALVDHANTLGIGPIVYYRLKHGSGALAIPEEVLATGKSLLYWNQARNMKRFGSLKEVLTLFAAEGIFSVALKGTALANVVYPHVGLRPMADVDLLVREEDLTKAEQILISLGFEANEREHSKEWYQQHHHHIVPYVSRDKSIVVELHRHLVSERFPTQIPIQDLWERARYVEIAGVPCQMLSPEDLLIHLSLHVAVDSYIGKIKVLYDLEESVKHFGSDIDWKRLDAIAMDYRISKYLYYALWLAKEVVCADVPDVALKKLHSRFCGFPFEERLIKRSIRKAIVLQEQDMSPVCLWMLSMACSDTLSHHARSKKVRNIFRRVIRRYVAFSRQHAKDAGVSMPWYLIVSYPVYLLRKLLGLAGSMATIHPKKF
- a CDS encoding lasso peptide biosynthesis B2 protein, which gives rise to MRKQKWGWPNTPPKNLSEFLLAWQVLGVTSVLRLFVRWVKLPTLLRWLTPYSASAVPRHHKLSIVDRYITSVLDRFPSNPRGCCLVRSLALYAFGRRSGFPVHFHCGVSRVNGELQGHAWLSLHNQPFLESGNPFTTNVVTYSYPHRDVKRGVASSTWRNSGLARPSNLSQTPVSNGSEGTSMVCTAKDRS
- a CDS encoding ABC transporter ATP-binding protein, which encodes MTPKTSAHTLAQNLFRALRFVWDSGRGWTLASAALLVVQGLLPLAMLYLIKLVIDSVTANLSSSNPSAGLYEVIFLLSLLGVVAVASTACSILKSFVHTGQAQAVTDYMSSILHAKSVDVDLEYYEEPQYYNTLHRAQREASSRPTRILSALFDTGQNGISLIAIGALLFWFHWGILFVLIGTALPIVFVRLRYGKKLYAWQKGTTPAERESWYLNLMLTRDTHAKEIRLFDLGKLFIDRFRNLREGIRRERLSLEGRRSIAELVAHSSSVAAAIGVNIFFAYQTLLGFLTLGDLVMYFQAVQRGAGFLQSLMMNLAYLYESNLFLTHLYDFLDIQPKAVEPQRPQAIHRPLQQGIVFDHVKFDYPSGTRKVLEDISLTIRPGEHIALVGENGAGKTTLVKLLARLYDPSAGRITIDGVDLRDLKPAELRKEISVVFQDFAKYHFTARENIWLGNTLLPRDTDQVIDAARMAGIDSALRRLPKGYDTILGRWFEGGEELSIGEWQKIAIARAFLRDAQIVILDEPTSAMDAKAEYELFQHFHELTKGRTAILISHRLSTVKMVDRIYVLEDGRILESGHHNDLLERDGEYAKMFSLQAQYYR